In a genomic window of Methanogenium sp. S4BF:
- a CDS encoding AIR synthase-related protein, protein MDIEELTRKCLSAGTDEEACARHLREQILSMKPGVSADYALAMARAVVEEVKNSNRAVSDIITYTKADVTMGEFGVGSRGAGDFFAHRQFPKIIGGTDASVGVDEMDDAGAVEAGGKYIITTVDGMHSRLSDYPFLAGFHVTRATLRDVYVMGAKPVALLSDIHVGDDGDVAKIFDYTAGIAVVSEAMAVPLVTGSTLRIGGDMVLGSRMTGCVGAVGIADHLTARTATQPGDCILMTEGAGGGTIATAAIYSGFPEVVERTINLQFLRACEALLKSDVLTRIHTMTDVTNGGLRGDAYEMAETAGCRIVIEEEELRSLVDPDVLRMLDALEIDYLGVSLDALLVVTRPEDADAVIDIVRSTGVTMKKIGYVTEGPGDAKLVSGGEMTDFIPRFRESAYTPVKKVVDTTPHDLEAMKKRVAQAADAARDKKEKILRSLQRAE, encoded by the coding sequence ATGGATATTGAAGAGCTGACACGGAAATGCCTGTCAGCAGGAACGGATGAGGAGGCGTGTGCCCGTCATCTCCGGGAACAGATTCTTTCGATGAAGCCGGGCGTATCAGCTGACTATGCGCTCGCTATGGCCCGTGCCGTAGTGGAAGAGGTTAAAAACAGCAACCGGGCTGTTTCAGATATCATCACCTATACCAAAGCCGATGTGACGATGGGGGAGTTTGGGGTCGGCTCCCGCGGCGCCGGGGATTTCTTTGCACACCGGCAGTTCCCGAAGATCATCGGCGGCACGGACGCCTCGGTAGGTGTCGATGAGATGGACGATGCGGGTGCCGTTGAAGCAGGCGGGAAATATATCATCACCACCGTGGACGGCATGCATTCACGCCTCTCGGACTATCCCTTCCTCGCCGGGTTCCATGTCACCCGTGCCACCCTGCGTGATGTCTATGTCATGGGTGCAAAACCGGTTGCCCTCTTATCCGACATCCATGTGGGGGATGACGGCGATGTGGCAAAGATATTTGACTACACCGCAGGCATCGCGGTGGTCAGCGAAGCGATGGCAGTCCCGCTGGTGACCGGCTCAACCCTGAGAATCGGCGGCGACATGGTCCTTGGCAGCAGGATGACCGGGTGCGTCGGCGCAGTCGGCATCGCCGATCACCTCACCGCCCGCACCGCAACCCAGCCCGGCGACTGTATCCTGATGACCGAAGGGGCCGGCGGCGGGACCATTGCAACGGCCGCTATTTATTCCGGCTTCCCCGAGGTCGTGGAGCGGACCATCAACCTCCAGTTCCTCCGGGCCTGTGAAGCGCTCCTGAAGAGTGACGTCCTCACCCGTATCCACACGATGACCGATGTCACCAACGGCGGCCTCCGCGGCGATGCCTACGAGATGGCAGAGACGGCCGGCTGCCGCATCGTCATCGAGGAAGAGGAGCTGCGCTCCCTCGTGGACCCTGACGTGCTCAGGATGCTGGACGCCCTCGAGATTGACTACCTCGGCGTATCCCTTGACGCCCTCCTCGTGGTGACCCGGCCGGAGGATGCCGATGCGGTCATCGACATCGTGCGTTCCACCGGCGTCACCATGAAGAAAATCGGCTATGTCACCGAAGGGCCGGGAGATGCGAAACTGGTCTCCGGCGGTGAGATGACAGATTTCATTCCGCGCTTCCGTGAATCGGCATATACGCCGGTGAAAAAAGTCGTCGATACCACCCCGCATGACCTTGAGGCGATGAAAAAGCGGGTGGCACAGGCCGCAGACGCCGCACGGGATAAAAAAGAGAAGATCCTTCGTTCTCTTCAGCGGGCAGAATAA
- the thiD gene encoding bifunctional hydroxymethylpyrimidine kinase/phosphomethylpyrimidine kinase, translating into MERPHLPCACTIAGSDSGGGAGIQADLKTFSALGVWGCTVVTAVTAQNTRDVLSSLTVDTHTLSLQMEAVFQDFPITAVKTGMLPDAATIRTVAEHLPPEIALVLDPVMIATSGKRLSSPECSAALSDLLIPRAQLVTPNIPELCALTGRAAITTTDEMTEAGRELIATGAQAVLIKGGHLTADRSPDVYISQDETLVLDGPRYPWEVHGSGCCLAAAITAYLVRGDTLPDACRKAKVFVSAAIRTAVPALSGRRMVNPSGMVSGTREFRSR; encoded by the coding sequence ATGGAACGACCGCACCTGCCCTGCGCCTGTACGATTGCCGGTTCTGATTCCGGCGGGGGAGCCGGGATTCAGGCAGATCTCAAGACATTCTCCGCCCTTGGGGTGTGGGGGTGTACGGTTGTCACCGCGGTCACGGCCCAGAATACCCGCGATGTGCTCTCCAGCCTGACGGTCGATACGCATACGCTCTCCCTCCAGATGGAGGCGGTCTTTCAGGATTTTCCCATCACAGCGGTGAAAACCGGGATGCTCCCGGACGCCGCCACCATCCGGACGGTCGCAGAGCACCTTCCCCCGGAGATCGCGCTTGTCCTCGATCCGGTGATGATTGCCACCTCCGGAAAACGCCTCTCCTCTCCTGAATGCAGTGCCGCCCTCTCTGACCTGCTCATCCCCCGTGCTCAGCTCGTCACCCCGAATATCCCGGAGCTGTGTGCCCTGACCGGCAGAGCTGCCATCACCACCACTGACGAGATGACTGAAGCCGGAAGGGAGCTGATTGCGACGGGAGCGCAGGCGGTGCTCATCAAAGGTGGCCACCTGACCGCAGACCGCTCGCCGGACGTGTATATCAGTCAGGATGAAACGCTCGTCCTTGACGGCCCCCGCTACCCGTGGGAGGTGCATGGCTCGGGATGCTGCCTTGCCGCGGCCATCACCGCATATCTGGTGCGGGGCGACACCCTCCCCGATGCCTGCCGAAAGGCGAAGGTGTTTGTCTCAGCAGCTATCCGGACGGCAGTGCCGGCCCTTTCCGGGAGGCGCATGGTGAATCCCAGCGGGATGGTTTCGGGGACTCGGGAATTCCGGAGCCGGTAA
- a CDS encoding Lrp/AsnC family transcriptional regulator, with protein sequence MDDIDHAILTELARDGRVSMAELGKQLDIAPSTVFKRIEKLKSSGVIEGFTISINPSYFAESLISFLTITVTPDDKDEVASFLADHNGVLELYETLEPSDFMAKVVVSSITDLKNEILIPLSRFAGVKEIKPFITVKRIKEQNWSVRRYD encoded by the coding sequence ATGGATGACATTGACCACGCCATTTTAACCGAACTTGCCAGGGACGGCAGGGTTTCCATGGCAGAACTGGGGAAGCAGCTGGATATTGCGCCTTCAACAGTATTCAAACGGATTGAAAAGCTGAAGAGTTCGGGGGTTATTGAAGGGTTTACTATTTCCATCAACCCGAGCTATTTTGCAGAGAGCCTCATCTCCTTTCTGACGATCACGGTAACACCGGACGACAAGGATGAGGTGGCATCTTTTCTTGCCGACCACAACGGCGTGCTCGAACTGTATGAGACGCTGGAGCCGAGTGATTTCATGGCAAAGGTGGTCGTATCGTCCATCACAGACCTGAAAAATGAGATTCTCATCCCGTTATCCCGCTTTGCGGGGGTGAAAGAGATTAAACCCTTTATCACGGTAAAACGCATAAAAGAACAGAACTGGAGTGTCCGCCGCTATGATTGA
- a CDS encoding type IV pilin N-terminal domain-containing protein, translating to MKFNNNEEAVSPVIGVILMVAITVILAAVIAVFVFGMASDVQTTKTVAATAKQSGTDIIVTYQGGPDASKVTFINATVYSSSGVEINNSSSTEYPEVGYTTTFIGDGSAAQERVLITADFDDGTTQVLLDKLL from the coding sequence ATGAAATTTAATAACAATGAAGAAGCGGTCTCACCCGTCATCGGTGTGATCCTTATGGTCGCAATCACCGTGATTCTGGCAGCAGTCATCGCGGTGTTTGTCTTCGGCATGGCAAGCGACGTTCAGACAACAAAGACTGTTGCAGCAACTGCAAAGCAGTCTGGTACAGATATAATTGTGACCTATCAGGGCGGTCCCGATGCATCAAAAGTTACATTCATAAATGCAACTGTTTACAGCTCATCAGGCGTAGAAATCAACAACTCTTCATCAACTGAATATCCTGAGGTTGGTTATACAACGACATTCATTGGTGATGGAAGTGCTGCTCAGGAACGTGTTCTCATCACAGCAGATTTCGATGACGGTACCACACAGGTACTGCTTGACAAACTGCTCTAA
- a CDS encoding DUF447 domain-containing protein, translating to METKTAGHPLPSLPLAGHPRPLGLPAFTTTVVSDNPETLVVGLTPVASEIMSLLPHPPNRALAGIIEATVHATRYVMTGVPALWALIEQAAGTIRKCGGKEHGAALDALLMYCEE from the coding sequence GTGGAAACAAAGACGGCGGGACACCCCCTCCCCTCCCTCCCGCTCGCGGGGCATCCTCGACCGCTGGGACTTCCGGCGTTCACCACCACCGTTGTCAGCGACAACCCGGAGACGCTTGTCGTGGGACTGACGCCGGTGGCATCTGAAATAATGAGCCTGCTGCCCCATCCTCCCAATCGTGCGTTGGCGGGGATTATCGAGGCGACGGTGCATGCGACGCGGTATGTGATGACGGGTGTTCCGGCGTTGTGGGCGCTGATTGAGCAGGCGGCGGGGACTATCAGGAAGTGCGGCGGGAAGGAGCATGGTGCGGCGCTTGATGCACTGCTGATGTATTGTGAAGAATAA
- a CDS encoding DUF447 domain-containing protein, producing MGLGILGDGINEVIATTADPATGAPNAAPMGIICRNGRIMMRLFHGTHTERNIRASGWVVGNLTFDPMVYVQSAFGDLPEDAFADITADESGLHLPKPMQRLRTCEAWEAFTTTVVSDNPETLVVGLTPVAAEIMGLQPHPPNRALAGIIEATVHATRYVMTRDPALWVLIEQAAETIRKCGGKEHGAALDLLLAYCHE from the coding sequence ATGGGATTGGGAATCCTTGGGGACGGCATAAACGAGGTCATCGCCACAACGGCAGACCCCGCAACCGGTGCTCCCAACGCGGCGCCGATGGGGATCATCTGCCGCAATGGCCGCATCATGATGCGGCTCTTCCACGGCACCCATACGGAAAGAAACATCCGGGCGTCCGGGTGGGTGGTGGGCAATCTCACCTTTGACCCGATGGTGTATGTGCAGTCGGCGTTCGGCGATCTGCCGGAGGATGCGTTCGCGGATATCACGGCAGATGAAAGCGGCCTGCACCTGCCGAAACCGATGCAGCGGTTGCGCACCTGCGAGGCGTGGGAGGCGTTCACCACCACCGTTGTCAGCGACAACCCGGAGACGCTTGTGGTGGGGCTGACACCGGTCGCTGCTGAAATTATGGGCCTGCAGCCGCATCCCCCCAACCGTGCGTTGGCGGGGATTATTGAGGCGACGGTGCATGCGACGCGGTATGTGATGACGCGTGATCCGGCGTTATGGGTCCTGATTGAGCAGGCGGCGGAGACTATCCGGAAGTGCGGTGGGAAGGAGCATGGTGCGGCGCTTGATCTGCTGCTGGCATATTGTCACGAATAG
- a CDS encoding triphosphoribosyl-dephospho-CoA synthase has product MHSMRRSESAQIAMMLEVCAYPKPGNVDRCHDYDDTWLEHFLASAILVRPAFAAAESSTTGMGDRIKEAVSLTAVHEGGNTHFGAYILLFPLIMGDGIAGAMDVIAQTTVDDALRFYEAFALTEVRMNETDELDVNDPQSAIHIRDEGLTLKDIISYSAPGDMVCREWSNGFALSRRVADYLLSAPDGKQAIVRAFFSLLATEPDTFIIKKHGTKVAEWTQARAKEVCRGTYAAEEFDEECLARGINPGSIADITIAGIYLALREGWDWESLGTA; this is encoded by the coding sequence ATGCATTCTATGCGACGGAGTGAATCTGCACAGATCGCGATGATGCTTGAGGTCTGCGCCTACCCCAAGCCGGGGAATGTGGACCGGTGCCATGATTATGATGATACGTGGCTTGAGCATTTTCTTGCGTCAGCCATCCTTGTCCGGCCCGCCTTTGCCGCAGCGGAGTCCTCGACAACCGGGATGGGCGACCGCATCAAAGAGGCCGTCTCCCTCACGGCGGTGCATGAAGGGGGCAATACCCATTTTGGCGCCTATATTCTCTTGTTCCCCCTCATCATGGGTGACGGCATCGCGGGTGCGATGGACGTCATCGCCCAGACCACCGTTGATGATGCCCTCCGCTTTTACGAGGCGTTTGCGCTCACGGAAGTCCGGATGAATGAGACCGACGAGCTGGATGTCAACGACCCGCAGTCCGCCATCCACATCCGTGACGAGGGGCTGACCCTGAAAGACATCATCTCCTATTCTGCACCGGGGGATATGGTCTGCAGGGAATGGTCGAACGGGTTTGCCCTCAGCCGCCGGGTGGCGGATTACCTGCTCTCGGCACCGGACGGCAAACAGGCGATTGTCCGGGCCTTCTTCTCGCTCCTCGCGACAGAGCCGGACACCTTCATCATCAAGAAGCATGGCACAAAAGTGGCCGAATGGACGCAGGCCCGTGCCAAAGAGGTCTGCCGCGGCACATACGCAGCAGAGGAGTTTGATGAGGAATGCCTCGCACGCGGCATCAATCCGGGATCGATTGCTGACATCACGATTGCAGGGATTTATCTCGCACTCAGAGAGGGATGGGATTGGGAATCCTTGGGGACGGCATAA
- a CDS encoding methanogenesis marker 9 domain-containing protein, which produces MQKKKNTQEMIMDPYDRYELMVNGTVVKTPIVLASMAGVVDAAYALARKEHAGMVCIGGYSIDEATLAASRLLVEAGRDEFLTDDPVAEIRAQAEMLAESGLVVAVNMRGSAPESFAAAARALGPGMVYEIDAHCRQEPMIAAGCGEALLKNTEQLEETVRALKAENVTVSVKIRAGVADDDRALAQALWHAGADILHIDLMDFGHTKLRQIRNACPLILIANNSITSFSVVKDMLAHGADMVSLARHADPATLADLDTKMAAYADETGWYNAPKQLCRGGDIRSLTFCCMPVKNCPLIPSLEHLGISRNEFMSIKLDGVKNTLIEGGENTCFGSLTWCCKSSTPCIFRNMALQQVGLSLPDYMRYKRRLSEKLMKRVFEGDAFYATE; this is translated from the coding sequence ATGCAGAAAAAAAAGAATACACAGGAAATGATCATGGACCCCTATGACCGGTATGAATTAATGGTGAACGGAACGGTAGTTAAGACACCAATTGTACTTGCATCAATGGCTGGTGTGGTTGATGCTGCATATGCCCTGGCACGAAAGGAGCATGCCGGCATGGTCTGTATCGGGGGATATTCCATCGACGAAGCCACTCTGGCAGCATCCCGCCTGCTCGTGGAGGCCGGACGGGACGAGTTTCTGACCGATGACCCGGTCGCAGAGATCCGGGCACAGGCAGAGATGCTTGCAGAAAGCGGTCTTGTTGTTGCGGTGAATATGCGCGGAAGTGCGCCGGAGTCGTTTGCTGCGGCGGCCCGCGCCCTCGGCCCCGGCATGGTATATGAAATTGATGCGCACTGCCGGCAGGAGCCGATGATTGCAGCAGGCTGCGGTGAGGCACTGCTGAAAAATACCGAACAGCTGGAAGAGACTGTCCGGGCGCTCAAGGCCGAGAATGTCACCGTCTCGGTGAAGATCCGTGCCGGTGTGGCCGATGATGACCGGGCCCTTGCACAGGCGCTCTGGCATGCGGGCGCTGATATCCTCCATATCGACCTGATGGACTTCGGGCACACCAAACTCCGCCAGATCAGGAATGCCTGCCCGCTCATTCTGATTGCAAACAATTCCATCACCTCATTTTCGGTGGTAAAGGACATGCTTGCCCACGGGGCCGATATGGTCTCTCTTGCCCGCCATGCCGATCCGGCGACACTTGCAGACCTGGATACAAAGATGGCTGCGTACGCCGATGAAACCGGGTGGTACAACGCACCCAAGCAGCTCTGCCGCGGTGGGGATATCCGGAGCCTGACCTTCTGCTGTATGCCGGTGAAAAACTGCCCCCTGATTCCGTCACTGGAGCATCTGGGCATCTCCCGGAATGAGTTTATGTCGATAAAACTTGACGGGGTAAAAAACACGCTCATCGAAGGCGGGGAGAATACCTGTTTCGGGAGTCTCACCTGGTGCTGCAAGAGCTCCACCCCCTGCATCTTCCGGAATATGGCCCTGCAGCAGGTCGGTCTGAGTCTGCCGGATTATATGCGCTACAAGAGACGTCTGTCAGAAAAGCTGATGAAGCGGGTGTTTGAGGGCGATGCATTCTATGCGACGGAGTGA
- the cfbA gene encoding sirohydrochlorin nickelochelatase, giving the protein MSHTGFLLVGHGSQKPYNKELIETTANQIAAKEERFLVKSGFMSINEPTVEEVLEEFRSADIEKLVVVPLFLAKGVHILVDIPKILGLEQGSYAGTFTLANGTEIPLLYAQPIGSDPLLADLMIKNADNAMNCQ; this is encoded by the coding sequence ATGTCACATACAGGATTCTTACTAGTCGGACACGGAAGCCAGAAACCGTACAATAAAGAACTGATTGAAACGACCGCAAATCAGATTGCAGCAAAGGAAGAGCGTTTCCTGGTGAAGTCAGGGTTTATGAGCATCAACGAGCCCACCGTGGAGGAAGTGCTTGAGGAGTTCAGATCAGCAGATATTGAGAAACTGGTTGTCGTACCCCTCTTCCTCGCAAAAGGTGTCCACATTCTGGTCGACATTCCCAAAATCCTCGGCCTTGAACAGGGAAGCTACGCCGGCACATTCACCCTTGCGAACGGAACCGAAATTCCCCTGCTCTATGCACAGCCCATCGGCAGCGATCCGTTACTCGCTGACCTGATGATTAAAAACGCAGACAACGCAATGAACTGTCAGTGA
- the cfbE gene encoding coenzyme F430 synthase codes for MNDLLIPMNILVVDTIHGGTEISRHLLSNGHAVDTVDVYRGEGSITVDEALTRTYDIVAAPVHLDPDHPLMHLTAEYRTHHQMIPFCLGDVRPRCMVEITGARGKTTTAHALASIVPGRGVLLSSIGITEYPSRANAGKKSITPASTIHAASVAIASGGWLVAEESIGVSGMGDLGILTSEDDYLCAGGKKHASALKKELLLSCKKILAAPGIVWHDERVIHAEDMVSCDGTTCTWSYGGEEDSFTNSLMVLPAYRNAMETAAAAACILGFRPDRLSEFTALPGRLQVHHHGSSVIIDDANSGTSRKTVPEAVRYGRSMLPEAPLILVIGAEAENICEGFSLADIKQVIDSTDPDSIILVGDIYPEDAAAYLSHPCVHVSSLARGEELAKTLSDTGVIVLAVKTWR; via the coding sequence GTGAATGATCTCCTGATTCCCATGAATATTCTGGTGGTTGACACCATCCATGGCGGAACCGAAATATCCCGCCACCTTTTATCCAACGGGCATGCCGTTGACACGGTCGATGTGTACCGCGGAGAGGGCAGCATCACGGTTGACGAAGCCCTGACCCGCACGTATGATATTGTGGCCGCACCGGTTCATCTGGACCCGGACCACCCCCTGATGCATCTGACAGCGGAGTACCGGACGCACCATCAGATGATCCCGTTCTGCCTGGGGGATGTCCGGCCCCGGTGTATGGTTGAGATTACCGGCGCACGGGGGAAAACCACCACCGCCCACGCTCTTGCATCCATTGTTCCGGGAAGAGGCGTACTGCTCTCATCCATCGGCATCACGGAATATCCGTCCCGTGCCAATGCAGGAAAAAAAAGCATTACCCCTGCATCAACCATCCATGCGGCGAGCGTAGCCATTGCGTCCGGCGGCTGGCTGGTGGCAGAAGAGTCCATCGGCGTCAGCGGCATGGGGGATCTGGGCATCCTGACGTCTGAGGACGATTATCTCTGTGCGGGCGGGAAGAAGCATGCATCTGCACTGAAAAAAGAGCTGCTTCTCTCCTGCAAAAAAATCCTCGCTGCACCCGGAATTGTCTGGCACGATGAGCGGGTCATCCATGCAGAGGACATGGTGTCCTGCGACGGCACGACATGCACGTGGTCATACGGGGGAGAGGAGGATTCGTTCACCAACAGTCTCATGGTCCTCCCCGCGTACCGCAATGCCATGGAGACAGCCGCTGCTGCAGCCTGCATTCTGGGATTCCGTCCGGACAGGCTGAGTGAATTTACGGCACTGCCGGGACGGCTGCAGGTGCACCACCATGGTTCTTCGGTCATTATTGACGATGCGAATTCCGGCACATCACGTAAAACCGTACCGGAAGCAGTGCGGTACGGACGGTCCATGCTCCCGGAGGCGCCGCTGATCCTGGTCATCGGTGCTGAGGCGGAAAATATCTGCGAAGGCTTTTCCCTCGCAGATATCAAACAGGTAATCGACAGCACCGATCCGGACTCCATTATACTTGTCGGAGATATCTATCCGGAAGATGCAGCAGCATACCTTTCCCACCCATGCGTCCATGTATCCTCCCTTGCCCGCGGAGAGGAGCTGGCAAAAACCCTATCTGACACAGGAGTCATTGTGCTCGCTGTAAAAACCTGGAGATGA
- the cfbD gene encoding Ni-sirohydrochlorin a,c-diamide reductive cyclase catalytic subunit, translated as MHYIQPRPSSIVAALYTARDLGCDLAILHGPSGCSFKHARLLEEDGLRVLTTSLADNEFIFGGHEALERVLQYAEKTFSPSRIAVVGTCVSMIIGEDMEAAIRDSGITTPAIAMDIHAGFRENIDGVMAALRPAADAGWISEEELSRQERLLAGANAVERARGAACKPYIQPSRGDLKHVAAGRLLECVRAGKKGMIILNAKKETAYMFADILIAVHEAAPAADIQYYANLSELGLAKVRRDAAHIRDGLKAHGIEPVITGALDEYGVLGDALGEMIQEAKPDFAVIVGVPHAIPPEYTGDVEVFSVTNGPRQVEPLRDIGHQHVVVEVDLHPKTLGVQEIVPSEFGETIRSLL; from the coding sequence ATGCACTACATTCAGCCACGCCCCAGTTCCATTGTTGCCGCCCTCTACACCGCCCGTGATCTCGGCTGTGACCTTGCCATACTGCACGGACCATCCGGATGCTCGTTCAAACACGCACGGCTTCTGGAGGAGGACGGGCTGCGGGTTCTGACGACCTCCCTTGCAGACAATGAATTCATTTTCGGAGGGCATGAAGCGCTTGAACGTGTCCTGCAGTATGCAGAGAAGACCTTCTCCCCGTCCCGCATTGCGGTTGTCGGCACCTGCGTCTCGATGATCATCGGTGAGGACATGGAGGCCGCCATCCGCGATTCGGGAATCACCACTCCGGCAATCGCCATGGATATCCATGCAGGGTTCCGGGAGAATATTGACGGCGTGATGGCCGCCCTGCGTCCGGCGGCGGATGCCGGATGGATCAGTGAAGAAGAACTGAGCCGGCAGGAGCGTCTGCTTGCCGGCGCAAACGCAGTAGAACGGGCCCGCGGTGCTGCATGCAAACCCTATATCCAGCCGTCCCGCGGGGACCTGAAGCATGTTGCTGCAGGACGCCTGCTTGAGTGCGTCCGTGCCGGAAAGAAAGGGATGATCATCCTGAATGCAAAGAAGGAGACGGCCTATATGTTCGCCGACATCCTGATTGCCGTGCATGAAGCGGCCCCCGCCGCAGACATTCAGTATTATGCAAACCTCTCTGAACTCGGCCTTGCCAAGGTCCGCAGGGATGCGGCGCATATCCGGGACGGGCTGAAGGCCCATGGCATCGAACCGGTGATCACCGGAGCGCTGGATGAATACGGCGTCCTCGGCGATGCGCTCGGAGAGATGATACAGGAGGCAAAACCGGATTTTGCCGTCATTGTGGGCGTCCCCCATGCAATTCCTCCGGAGTATACCGGGGATGTCGAGGTATTCTCCGTCACCAACGGCCCCCGGCAGGTTGAGCCCCTGCGTGACATCGGGCACCAGCATGTGGTCGTCGAAGTTGACCTGCACCCCAAGACACTGGGCGTTCAGGAGATTGTTCCAAGCGAGTTCGGGGAGACCATCCGGAGCCTTTTATGA
- the cfbB gene encoding Ni-sirohydrochlorin a,c-diamide synthase has translation MKSLLITGDRSGSGKTSTTLAIAALLSEEHVVQPFKVAMDYIDPSYLTGVTGRPCRNLDSFVMDAPLIHDVYDNGSVGADIAIVEGVRGLYEGSDALTDRGSTASVAKTLALPAILVVDARSITRSAAALVKGFQMFDPDVRIEGVILNQINGEIHREKATKAIEHACGIPVIGAIPRRDEMKLTMRHLGLVPYLEGSQKEVFHEKIHAITRIIGGHVDVDRLLDIAKESPAPQKQPALFCPAEETDVKIGIALDESFNFYYNDLFDILRAQGAEPVFFSPIHDRLPDADGYIIGGGYPELFAEKLEHNGRMREAVREVSANGTPIYAECGGLIYLTEDLILAGGHDGRTTDEHYAMAGVFRGETRMPVRRVIGYVEGTASEKSPLGSGAFAGHEFHHTDVRLADDTEYAYRLTRGKGIKDNLDGAVVNNTLAGYTHLHPSSVPAMFGHFTERCRHHSK, from the coding sequence ATGAAGAGCCTCCTGATTACCGGGGACCGCTCCGGAAGCGGCAAAACCAGCACCACCCTCGCAATCGCCGCACTGCTCTCTGAAGAGCATGTCGTCCAGCCCTTTAAGGTGGCGATGGACTATATCGACCCGTCCTACCTCACCGGCGTCACCGGCAGACCATGCCGGAATCTGGACAGTTTCGTGATGGACGCACCCCTGATTCATGATGTCTATGACAACGGCTCCGTCGGTGCGGACATTGCCATTGTGGAAGGAGTCCGGGGCCTCTATGAGGGATCAGACGCCCTCACGGACCGCGGCTCGACGGCAAGCGTTGCAAAAACCCTTGCACTGCCGGCCATTCTGGTGGTGGATGCCCGGAGCATCACCCGCAGTGCGGCGGCCCTCGTCAAAGGGTTCCAGATGTTTGACCCCGACGTCCGGATTGAGGGAGTTATCCTCAACCAGATAAACGGGGAGATTCACCGGGAGAAGGCAACGAAGGCAATAGAGCATGCCTGCGGCATCCCGGTCATCGGTGCGATTCCCCGGCGGGACGAGATGAAACTGACGATGCGCCACCTGGGACTGGTGCCGTACCTTGAAGGGTCGCAAAAAGAGGTGTTCCATGAGAAAATCCATGCGATCACCCGGATCATCGGCGGTCATGTCGATGTTGACCGGCTGCTCGATATCGCAAAGGAATCCCCCGCACCGCAAAAGCAGCCCGCACTCTTCTGCCCTGCAGAAGAGACAGATGTGAAAATCGGCATTGCCCTTGATGAATCATTCAACTTCTACTACAACGATCTCTTCGACATCCTCCGGGCACAGGGTGCAGAACCGGTGTTTTTCAGCCCCATCCATGACCGCCTGCCGGATGCGGACGGGTATATCATCGGCGGAGGATACCCGGAGCTCTTTGCAGAGAAACTGGAGCACAACGGCCGGATGCGGGAAGCCGTCCGGGAAGTGTCTGCAAACGGCACCCCCATCTATGCAGAATGCGGCGGTCTCATCTATCTCACTGAAGACCTCATTCTTGCGGGCGGGCATGACGGACGGACAACAGACGAACACTATGCGATGGCAGGCGTGTTCAGGGGAGAGACACGTATGCCGGTCAGGCGTGTCATCGGCTATGTGGAGGGAACCGCATCAGAGAAAAGCCCCCTCGGAAGCGGTGCATTTGCGGGCCACGAATTCCACCACACCGATGTCCGCCTTGCGGATGACACGGAGTACGCATACCGGCTGACGCGGGGAAAAGGCATCAAAGACAATCTGGACGGGGCAGTCGTCAACAATACCCTTGCGGGATATACCCACCTCCACCCGTCCTCGGTGCCCGCCATGTTCGGGCATTTCACGGAAAGGTGCAGGCACCATTCTAAATGA